A genome region from Bacteroidota bacterium includes the following:
- a CDS encoding thioredoxin family protein yields MKQNPIIFLLVAVALLWGSVSAYAQSAGSIRNKYATDSTKLTLSVDPKAEIVQGKTFEAKLHFKLRKYWHIYNMKSGENASVPLKIAIPDELKKNFQIVDIKETGPVVSHHDDELNETTLAHYKDFDAIVTVKVKPGAPTGPTDFYLWTFYQACDTSTCIPPSTYTVPRFFLGEKALKIEIKKGDGTEVASAPDTTTAVAPIAEKHDTSVKAAPPATNTDATTAEGLKNLADTSIWQFILAAIGFGLLALVTPCVFPMIPITVSFFTKRNQGSRKHAVKDASFYALGIIGTFVALGFLLALVMGPAGINKFAANPWVNVFIAVIFVAFALNLFGLFELGVPSSVLTKLHMKAHSSDNKIGSVILMGFVFSLTSFTCTVPFVGTLMVSFSRGAWFVPMLGMLVFASVFALPFFLLALFPSAMKAMPKSGGWLNSVKVVMGFLEIAAAMKFIANVDLVYKWGFFTRDFVLATWMAIMVVTTMYLLGRFNLPHDTPSQHIGPIRAVFAIMFLTFGIYLFNGLGGRPLGELDGFLPPQLDNGTVSVARAGIGPGAALAANELHWFPRYSEALAEAKRTGKNVFIDFTGYQCTNCRAMEATIFKQQEVQGLFKQYVLARLYADDGSPLNDSNRNMEEARFNTIAQPYYAIISPDDKPLATFPGFTRDLPAFLNFLKPHADGTQKQVAER; encoded by the coding sequence GTGAAGCAAAATCCGATTATCTTCCTTCTTGTCGCAGTCGCGCTCCTGTGGGGCAGCGTCAGCGCGTATGCACAATCCGCCGGTTCGATCCGTAATAAATACGCCACGGATTCGACCAAACTCACCCTTTCGGTCGATCCGAAAGCCGAGATCGTACAGGGAAAGACATTCGAGGCCAAACTCCATTTCAAGCTGCGCAAGTATTGGCATATCTACAATATGAAGTCGGGCGAGAATGCCAGCGTCCCGCTCAAGATTGCCATCCCGGACGAGCTCAAGAAAAATTTTCAGATCGTCGATATCAAAGAAACGGGCCCGGTCGTTTCCCATCATGACGATGAACTCAATGAGACGACACTCGCGCACTATAAGGATTTCGATGCTATCGTTACGGTAAAGGTCAAACCCGGCGCACCGACAGGCCCGACCGACTTCTACCTTTGGACGTTCTATCAAGCGTGCGACACCTCGACCTGCATCCCCCCGAGTACGTACACCGTCCCGCGTTTCTTCCTCGGTGAGAAGGCGCTGAAGATCGAGATCAAGAAAGGCGACGGCACGGAAGTCGCATCTGCGCCGGACACAACCACTGCCGTTGCTCCAATTGCAGAGAAGCACGATACGTCCGTCAAGGCCGCCCCGCCTGCAACAAACACCGATGCGACGACCGCCGAAGGGTTGAAGAATCTTGCCGACACCTCGATCTGGCAGTTCATTCTTGCAGCCATAGGATTCGGGTTGCTCGCGCTCGTCACGCCCTGCGTATTTCCGATGATCCCGATCACCGTGAGCTTTTTTACCAAGCGAAATCAAGGTTCGCGAAAGCATGCGGTCAAAGACGCATCCTTCTACGCGCTCGGAATTATCGGCACGTTCGTGGCGCTGGGCTTCCTGCTTGCGCTGGTGATGGGGCCTGCGGGCATCAATAAGTTTGCGGCGAACCCCTGGGTGAACGTCTTCATCGCCGTGATCTTCGTCGCCTTTGCGCTCAACCTCTTCGGCCTCTTCGAGCTTGGCGTTCCGTCGTCGGTGCTGACGAAGCTGCACATGAAGGCGCATTCGTCCGACAACAAGATCGGCTCGGTGATCCTGATGGGCTTCGTCTTTTCTCTTACGAGTTTTACGTGCACCGTACCGTTCGTCGGAACGCTAATGGTCTCGTTCTCGCGCGGGGCATGGTTCGTGCCGATGCTCGGCATGCTGGTCTTTGCCAGTGTCTTTGCACTTCCCTTCTTCTTGCTCGCACTCTTCCCGTCTGCGATGAAGGCCATGCCGAAATCAGGCGGCTGGCTCAATAGTGTGAAAGTGGTGATGGGCTTCCTGGAGATTGCGGCAGCGATGAAATTCATCGCAAACGTCGATCTCGTGTACAAGTGGGGTTTCTTCACCCGCGACTTTGTGCTTGCAACGTGGATGGCAATCATGGTCGTCACGACGATGTATCTGCTCGGACGCTTCAACTTGCCTCACGATACTCCGAGCCAGCACATCGGGCCGATCCGCGCCGTCTTCGCGATCATGTTTCTGACGTTCGGTATCTATCTCTTCAACGGCCTCGGCGGCAGGCCGCTCGGCGAACTCGACGGCTTCTTGCCGCCGCAACTCGATAACGGAACGGTGTCCGTAGCACGAGCAGGGATTGGGCCGGGAGCTGCGCTGGCGGCGAACGAATTACATTGGTTTCCCCGCTATAGCGAAGCACTTGCGGAAGCGAAGCGAACCGGGAAGAACGTCTTCATCGACTTCACGGGCTATCAGTGCACAAACTGCCGCGCGATGGAGGCAACGATCTTCAAACAGCAGGAAGTGCAGGGACTCTTCAAGCAGTATGTGCTTGCACGTCTGTACGCCGACGACGGAAGTCCGCTCAACGATTCGAACCGCAACATGGAGGAAGCGCGCTTCAACACGATCGCGCAGCCGTATTATGCTATCATCTCGCCGGACGATAAGCCGCTGGCAACCTTCCCCGGTTTTACCCGCGACTTGCCCGCATTCCTAAACTTCCTCAAGCCGCACGCCGACGGCACGCAAAAGCAAGTAGCCGAGCGGTAA
- a CDS encoding type 2 isopentenyl-diphosphate Delta-isomerase: MGKKNKRRESNAYPKRATATVSRKAEHVDLVVANNVSHRHASGFEALRFEHNALPELSLTEIDTSTLFFGKHLDAPLLISSMTGGYDEAEKINGALARAARKFGLAIGIGSARQALENKKFHKSFSVVRKEHPDGLVFSNIGGVEVAALNASGKIDSLERIVELVQADALIVHLNPLQELMQPEGARDFRGVLAGIEAAAKHLHVPIIAKEVGAGISQSVAKRLLDSGVLAIDVAGSGGTSWAGVEILRRSSASRSTFEQFWDWGIPTVDALRAVKELRESMTFGLIASGGIRSGVDVAKSIALGADLAGMAQPLIKSLADHGESALVDHVEAILTQLRMSMLLCGAKTTTELAKQVLYTV, from the coding sequence GTGGGAAAGAAAAATAAACGGCGCGAATCAAACGCATATCCGAAGCGAGCAACCGCGACGGTCTCGCGCAAGGCCGAGCATGTCGATCTCGTCGTGGCGAACAACGTTTCGCACCGGCATGCGAGCGGATTCGAGGCGTTGCGTTTCGAACATAACGCGCTGCCCGAATTGTCGCTCACCGAAATCGATACGTCGACGCTGTTTTTCGGCAAGCATCTCGATGCGCCACTCCTGATTTCGTCGATGACGGGCGGATACGATGAAGCAGAGAAGATCAACGGCGCACTTGCGCGTGCAGCCCGGAAGTTCGGGCTTGCGATCGGCATCGGTTCGGCACGGCAAGCGCTCGAGAATAAGAAATTTCACAAGTCGTTCTCTGTCGTGCGCAAGGAACATCCCGACGGGCTTGTGTTCTCGAACATCGGCGGGGTCGAAGTGGCGGCACTCAACGCCAGCGGGAAAATCGATTCGCTCGAACGCATCGTCGAGTTGGTGCAGGCCGATGCACTCATCGTTCATCTGAACCCACTACAAGAGCTAATGCAGCCAGAGGGAGCCCGCGATTTTCGCGGTGTGCTTGCCGGAATCGAAGCGGCAGCGAAGCATCTGCATGTTCCGATCATTGCGAAAGAAGTCGGTGCCGGTATCTCGCAATCGGTTGCAAAGAGACTCCTCGATAGCGGTGTGCTGGCGATCGACGTTGCCGGCTCGGGCGGGACGAGTTGGGCTGGTGTCGAGATCCTGCGTCGCAGTTCGGCCTCGCGCTCGACATTCGAACAGTTTTGGGACTGGGGGATACCGACCGTCGACGCACTGCGCGCCGTGAAGGAATTGCGCGAGTCGATGACATTCGGTCTGATCGCAAGCGGGGGAATCCGTTCCGGGGTGGATGTTGCGAAGTCGATCGCCCTCGGAGCTGATCTGGCCGGAATGGCCCAGCCGCTGATCAAGTCGCTGGCCGATCACGGCGAATCGGCGCTTGTCGATCACGTCGAAGCAATCTTGACACAGCTTCGGATGAGCATGCTGCTTTGTGGTGCGAAAACAACGACAGAACTTGCCAAGCAAGTGTTATATACGGTCTGA
- a CDS encoding polyprenyl synthetase family protein has translation MTTKELLTVVQTEVDRHMRLLVPEAPRSLYDPVRYILDAGGKRLRPALTYLAANDTTSLQWLPAACAVEMLHTFTLVHDDIMDNAATRRGRATVHEQWDVNTAILSGDVLVALAESALAAGNYEHASSMMAEFAAGFRYVCEGQALDKEFETSANIGVGDYFRMIDLKSAKMIELAAVLGAYSAGGTNVEALRTFAHHLGLAFQLRDDLLDLTAADDFGKTIGGDIVEGKRTFLFLSAQAAARSEADIALVTAIAERRATFDDIPAVREMCTRLSAISETQRMIAVHTDLATTALKELEHEGQRNALLSFADYLLTRST, from the coding sequence ATGACGACCAAAGAACTGCTAACTGTTGTACAGACCGAGGTAGATCGGCACATGCGTTTGCTCGTGCCGGAGGCACCTCGTAGTTTGTACGATCCGGTCCGCTATATTCTCGATGCCGGCGGCAAGCGCTTGCGCCCGGCACTGACGTATCTCGCGGCGAATGACACAACCTCGTTGCAGTGGCTCCCTGCGGCATGTGCAGTCGAGATGCTGCATACGTTTACGCTCGTGCATGACGACATCATGGACAATGCCGCAACCCGCAGAGGCCGAGCGACCGTCCATGAACAATGGGATGTCAATACGGCAATTCTCTCCGGCGACGTTCTGGTGGCGCTTGCCGAATCTGCGCTTGCCGCTGGTAACTACGAGCATGCCTCGTCGATGATGGCCGAGTTCGCCGCCGGTTTCCGCTACGTCTGCGAAGGGCAGGCGCTCGACAAAGAATTCGAAACCAGCGCGAACATCGGAGTGGGCGATTATTTCCGAATGATCGATCTCAAAAGCGCGAAGATGATCGAGCTTGCGGCGGTGCTCGGCGCGTATAGTGCAGGCGGAACAAATGTCGAGGCGTTGAGAACCTTCGCACATCATCTGGGCCTTGCGTTTCAGTTGCGCGACGATCTGCTCGACCTGACTGCCGCCGATGATTTCGGTAAGACGATCGGCGGCGACATCGTCGAAGGCAAACGGACGTTTCTGTTCCTTTCTGCGCAGGCGGCTGCACGAAGCGAGGCAGACATTGCCCTGGTGACGGCGATTGCCGAGCGTCGGGCAACCTTCGACGATATTCCTGCCGTTCGGGAGATGTGTACGCGCCTGTCGGCGATCTCGGAAACCCAGCGGATGATCGCAGTACATACCGATCTGGCAACGACGGCCCTGAAAGAGTTGGAACACGAAGGCCAGCGAAACGCTTTATTATCCTTCGCAGACTATTTGCTAACGCGCAGCACTTAA